A stretch of the Aegilops tauschii subsp. strangulata cultivar AL8/78 chromosome 4, Aet v6.0, whole genome shotgun sequence genome encodes the following:
- the LOC141021940 gene encoding uncharacterized protein — protein sequence MALRDGACSWIMHLPEGSISSWDELHEQFIANFQGTRDHALTINDLRRMKQLPGETLRKYMQRFTQVRLKVPKASDEAIISAFTGGVTDIRMSEELAINDEPCSALELFNLADKCARAREGRLSLLKHREVDPKVKVRYID from the coding sequence ATGGCCCTCAGGGATGGCGCGTGCTCCTGGATCATGCACCTCCCCGAGGGATCCATCTCCTCATGGGATGAGCTTCACGAGCagttcatcgccaacttccaaggGACCCGCGATCACGCCCTCACCATCAACGACCTGCGACGAATGAAGCAGCTGCCAGGTGAGACCCTCCGGAAGTACATGCAGCGCTTCACCCAAGTCCGCCTCAAGGTTCCGAAGGCATCCGACGAGGCCATAATCTCCGCGTTCACGGGGGGCGTGACTGACATCAGGATGAGCGAGGAGCTCGCCATCAACGATGAACCGTGCTCAGCACTGGAGCTGTTCAATCTAGCCGACAAGTGCGCCAGGGCTAGAGAGGGCCGACTCTCCCTCCTCAAGCACCGTGAAGTCGATCCCAaagtgaaagtgcgttatatcgactag
- the LOC109744465 gene encoding calcium-transporting ATPase 10, plasma membrane-type — protein sequence MESYLNENFGGVKPKHSSDEALGRWRKVVGVVKNPKRRFRFTANLGKRSEAAAMKRTNQEKLRVAVLVSKAALQFIHGLAPQSEYTVPAAVKAAGYGICAEELSSVVESHDIKKLKAHGGTEGLLSKVSTSESDGVSTSKDKLASRQEIFGINKFAETEARSFWVFVWEALHDMTLMILAACAFFSLVVGIATEGWPKGAHDGLGIVASILLVVFVTATSDYRQSLQFKDLDKEKKKITVQVIRSGYRQKLSIYELLVGDIVHLSIGDQVPADGLFVSGFSLLINESSLTGESEPVAVNAENPFLLSGTKVQDGSCKMLVTTVGMRTQWGKLMATLSEGGDDETPLQVKLNGVATIIGKIGLVFAVVTFAVLTESLFRRKIMDGSYLSWSGDDALELLEFFAIAVTIVVVAVPEGLPLAVTLSLAFAMKKMMNDKALVRHLAACETMGSATSICSDKTGTLTTNHMTVVKACICGKIKEVEKSSDAKSLFSELPDSVMTMLSQSIFNNTGGDVVINQDGKREILGTPTEAAILELGLSLGGDFQAVRKATTLIKVEPFNSAKKRMGVVIQLPGGAFRAHCKGASEIILASCSKYLNDQGNAVPLDSATVAHLNATIESFANEALRTLCLAYIEVADGFSANDAIPEEGYTCIGIVGIKDPVRPGVKESVAICRSAGITVRMVTGDNINTAKAIARECGILTEGGLAIEGPDFRTKSAEEMYKLIPKIQVMARSSPLDKHTLVKNLRTTHEEVVAVTGDGTNDAPALHEADIGLAMGIAGTEVAKESADVIILDDNFSTIVTVAKWGRSVYINIQKFVQFQLTVNVVALVVNFSSACMTGSAPLTAVQLLWVNMIMDTLGALALATEPPNDELMKRTPVGRKGNFISNIMWRNIMGQAIYQFFVIWYLQTEGKTLFELKGDNSDLVLNTLIFNCFVFCQVFNEVSSREMERINVFRGILDNNVFVAVLGSTVLFQIIIVQFLGDFANTTPLSLREWFSCIVIGFIGMPIAAIVKLFPVGSQ from the exons ATGGAGAGCTACCTCAACGAGAACTTCGGGGGCGTCAAGCCCAAGCACTCCTCCGACGAGGCGCTGGGCCGATGGCGCAAGGTCGTCGGCGTCGTCAAGAACCCCAAGCGCCGCTTCCGCTTCACCGCCAACCTCGGCAAGCGATCCGAGGCCGCCGCCATGAAGCGGACCAACCAG GAGAAGCTGCGTGTTGCCGTGCTTGTTTCAAAGGCTGCACTTCAGTTCATCCATG GTCTTGCTCCCCAGAGCGAGTACACAGTCCCTGCCGCAGTCAAGGCAGCAGGCTACGGCATCTGTGCTGAGGAACTGAGCTCTGTTGTCGAGAGCCACGACATCAAGAAGCTGAAAGCACATGGCGGCACCGAGGGCCTCCTATCAAAGGTGTCTACCTCAGAGTCGGATGGCGTCAGCACATCCAAGGACAAGCTTGCATCCCGGCAGGAGATCTTTGGCATCAACAAATTCGCCGAGACGGAGGCCCGCAGCTTCTGGGTCTTTGTCTGGGAGGCGCTCCACGACATGACACTCATGATCCTTGCTGCATGTGCCTTCTTCTCGCTCGTCGTCGGCATTGCCACCGAGGGGTGGCCCAAGGGCGCGCATGATGGCCTCGGCATCGTCGCTAGTATTCTTCTGGTTGTGTTTGTCACTGCGACAAGCGACTACCGGCAATCCCTGCAGTTCAAGGACCTTgacaaggagaagaagaagatcaCGGTGCAGGTCATCCGGAGTGGGTACCGGCAGAAGCTCTCGATATACGAGCTTCTCGTTGGTGACATTGTGCACCTTTCCATTGGTGATCAAGTACCAGCTGACGGTTTGTTCGTATCAGGATTCTCGTTGCTGATTAATGAATCAAGCCTGACTGGGGAGAGTGAACCAGTTGCTGTCAATGCCGAGAACCCATTCCTTTTGTCAGGAACTAAAGTGCAGGATGGTTCTTGCAAGATGCTTGTGACGACAGTCGGCATGAGGACTCAATGGGGTAAACTCATGGCCACCCTCAGTGAAGGCGGGGATGATGAGACGCCATTGCAGGTCAAGCTGAACGGCGTTGCCACCATCATTGGCAAAATAGGCCTCGTCTTTGCTGTTGTCACATTTGCAGTGCTCACTGAAAGCCTGTTCCGCCGCAAGATCATGGATGGTTCGTACTTGAGTTGGAGTGGAGATGATGCACTGGAGCTGCTTGAGTTCTTTGCTATTgctgttactattgttgttgtAGCAGTTCCTGAAGGCTTACCGCTCGCCGTGACCTTGAGCCTTGCATTTgccatgaagaagatgatgaatgaCAAGGCGCTTGTCCGACACCTTGCAGCTTGTGAGACCATGGGCTCAGCAACCTCCATTTGCAGTGACAAGACTGGCACACTCACAACAAATCACATGACTGTCGTCAAGGCTTGCATCTGTGGCAAAATTAAAGAAGTGGAAAAATCTTCAGACGCCAAGAGCTTATTCTCCGAGCTACCGGATTCTGTCATGACAATGCTCTCGCAGTCCATATTTAACAACACTGGTGGCGATGTTGTCATCAACCAGGATGGCAAACGCGAAATACTGGGCACACCAACTGAGGCAGCAATTTTAGAGCTTGGCCTGTCACTCGGTGGAGATTTCCAGGCAGTGCGAAAAGCAACCACCCTCATCAAAGTCGAGCCATTtaactcagcaaagaagagaatGGGAGTGGTCATCCAGCTGCCAGGGGGTGCATTCCGTGCTCACTGCAAAGGTGCATCAGAGATCATATTGGCATCTTGCAGCAAGTACCTGAATGATCAAGGCAATGCCGTCCCCCTTGACAGTGCAACTGTTGCTCACTTGAATGCCACGATTGAGAGCTTTGCAAATGAGGCACTTCGCACTCTGTGCCTTGCTTACATTGAAGTTGCAGATGGGTTCTCAGCTAATGATGCGATTCCTGAAGAGGGGTACACATGCATTGGCATTGTTGGGATTAAAGATCCAGTGCGCCCGGGTGTGAAGGAATCTGTTGCCATCTGCAGGTCAGCCGGTATTACTGTCAGGATGGTCACAGGCGACAACATTAACACAGCAAAGGCAATTGCCCGGGAATGTGGCATTTTGACTGAAGGTGGTCTTGCCATTGAAGGCCCAGATTTTAGAACTAAGAGTGCAGAAGAAATGTACAAATTGATACCAAAGATACAG GTGATGGCTAGGTCTTCACCACTTGACAAGCACACCTTAGTGAAGAATCTCCGGACTACACATGAAGAAGTTGTTGCCGTGACTGGTGACGGGACAAATGATGCACCCGCACTTCATGAGGCTGATATTGGACTTGCGATGGGCATTGCTGGAACTGAG gtTGCAAAAGAGAGTGCCGATGTCATTATTCTTGATGACAACTTCTCCACTATAGTCACGGTTGCCAAATGGGGTCGATCTGTGTACATCAACATTCAGAAGTTTGTGCAGTTTCAACTGACAGTCAACGTGGTTGCCCTAGTTGTGAACTTCTCGTCAGCTTGCATGACAG GGAGTGCTCCCCTTACTGCTGTTCAGTTGCTCTGGGTCAATATGATCATGGACACACTAGGAGCATTGGCATTGGCCACAGAACCTCCAAACGATGAACTGATGAAGAGGACCCCTGTTGGAAGGAAAGGAAACTTCATTAGCAACATTATGTGGAGGAACATCATGGGACAGGCAATCTACCAGTTCTTTGTAATTTGGTATCTGCAGACCGAAGGAAAGACGTTGTTTGAACTTAAGGGTGATAATTCCGATCTAGTATTGAACACGCTCATCTTCAATTGCTTTGTGTTCTGCCAG GTGTTCAACGAGGTGAGCTCCAGAGAGATGGAGAGGATAAATGTATTCAGAGGCATTCTAGACAACAACGTGTTCGTCGCGGTGCTAGGCAGCACGGTCTTATTCCAGATCATCATAGTACAGTTCCTTGGCGATTTCGCCAACACCACCCCTCTGTCACTCAGGGAGTGGTTCTCCTGCATCGTCATCGGCTTCATAGGCATGCCTATCGCCGCGATAGTCAAGCTCTTCCCAGTGGGTTCTCAGTAG